The Accipiter gentilis chromosome 29, bAccGen1.1, whole genome shotgun sequence genome segment TGCCCGTTGAAGAGAGCAGCTCCGTGGCTGAGCATCTCTGCAAACCAGTGCATGGAGGAGGGCGGGCTCCCCTGGAAACGGGGGCATGCTTGCAGGGACCCAGGATCCTTGTTTGCTGGTTTGAGACTGTCATGGGGGGGGGTCATATCTTCTGGGCGTGCTTTCCCCAGGCAGGTGGTGATGTTGAACCTGTTGCCGAAGTAGATGGCGCGGCTTTGGAGAAGTGAGGAAGGAGAATTTCTTGCTGGTAATGTCCGAAGGGGAAGATGAAGATGGCAATAGCAGCTAATTGGTGCCTCTCCGACGGGAGAGCCTTTTGAGCAGCGTGTGTGCGGTTGTAAGACCTGTTCAGACCAGCTCAGCAGGGCCAGGCTCGTATCTGGCACGCCGAGCTCTCTTCAGTCCCGGCTCTTGAGGCAGATTGTTAATAAGAGGAAGAAATGGCATCtaggggaaggagctgcagagggaaaggggaagcGATCTGCCTCAGGCCACGTGCTGGAGCAAGAGAGCAGATCCTCCGCTGCCCGTCCTGTGCCCTGTCCTCCAGACGCCACCTCTGCTGCCGAAATTCCTCGGCCGGCAAACCGTGCCCCTTCCATTCAAAGGGCTCCTCTGTGCTGCGCTCCGCAGAAGCGCATCTGGTTATCTCTGAAGCCATCTGGTCCTTCTTAAAACCTGCAGGTTCCACCTCCTGCTTCAAAAGCACCTTACTTACTGGAGGATCTACACCCAAGACTCGGGTGTTGCCCTGCTTGCACCTTCTCCTGCGTTACCCTTTGCTACATAGATCTTTGTGCCATAACCAGACAGGTACGGAGGCACCCATGGTCCTGTCTCTACCCCATTCCTGACAGTCGTGTAGATCACGAGGTCATCTGGAAGAAAATGATCTACTGACCCCAACGTGATTTGTTGTCACGGGAAAAAGAGAGTTTTTCGTAGCTTTTGCTTATAGTGTTTGCTAGGAATGGGTGCCTGTTATTTTCAGACGTGGCTGTTCCTGAATTATGGATATTGCTGGGTAGACTCAGTAGATAAGATCTGCCCTCGCTTACACCCATGCATCTCCAATGACTTCAGAAGGATCCTTTTTATATCCTGCTCTTCTTACAGCACCGTCATTTGGATTTCATGGGAAAACAGAGCAACAGAGCTTCACCCGACAGCAGCCGGTGCACGAGCTGTTGGCTCTTACGCCACGAGAAGGTGAGACTGTAGGCTAGCTGGGCAAACATCTGCGTGTTCCAAAGACAAACCCAGTGGGacgtccccccctcccctcgaTTTATGTTGACTCCCAGGGCCACAATTCCAGCTGTGAGATTATCCCATATTCTAATGCTAACAGGAGACCGAGATCGCCAAGTGTAAGCCGTGCAAGTTTGCTTGCTACCCCTTCTGCGAAGCAGGGAGATGGCCTAGTAGCTCCCACTCAAGAGACATCCTACAGCAGGTTTGTTATTTGCATTGCTTTTGAAACTGAGATTATTTCCATGCTTCCTCGTTCCAGGTTTTAAAAccaggaagattttctttttatcaccCTTCATCCAATTTCATGCCCTTTGCATCTATCAGCCCGTGACACACTGACAGTCTATTCCTTGTTTCAAAACTTTCTCCTGAAAATTCTGTAGAAAGGACATTCTGCCTGGtggtgtttttgttggtttttttcaaacataGCTTTAAGGCAAAAGTTTGGCAATGCAAAGCAAAGTCTACATAAGGCCGCATGACTTGGATTTGCAAATCAGAAccttacagcttaaaaaaaaataaaaatccttatcTCAAATAGTCAACTTTTTGCTCCAGGAACTTGTTTTGTTCtcaaccaaaaaggaaaaaaaaaaagactcttaaAATCCCAAATAAAACGTTCTTATTGTTCTGGGCAGTCTGGACAAGCTAATGAGACTGAAGTTCAAACAGTAACTAaagtagggaaggaaaaaagaaaaaaaaaaagctatacgGGTAGACATCAGTGTTAGTTTCTTCCCTTAGGAATCCAGTGATGAGACAGACCCCAGTCAAAGGTCTCCTCTTTAGCTTTAGCACAGTGAAATCCGTCCCAATGGGAGAAGGTAGAATGGTTGCATTtgttaaatgaataaaaagtgCATTTTGATTTTGCTCAGATTATACGTGTGTATTCTAATACCTAAGTGATTGTTTTGCTTcgttgtttgttggggttttttttcttttttttttcttttttttttttttctcccttttggtgCCGGGACGCCAGGTTTATATTATCGATGTTTTGGAGGTATCACCACGAGTGGTGGTCCATCCTTTGGCCTCCACATGAGTACCTGAGCATCATTGGCATTGGGTTTGACAAGGGCACTGGGTGGTATTGGCTCATTCTTGCTAAGGACCTGGGGCTGCTCTTGAGCAGAGGGTTCCTGCAGCTTGGCACGCTGCCCCAAGGGTCTGCTGGGATTTACCTCGATGCCCAGCCTCATGCGCCATTTGATAGTCTGCAAGGTCACCATTTCGTTGGTAGCCGTGTTGGTTGCAACCAGCCAGGTGGTGAAGCTTTGATCCCGGTGAATGCTCGTGAGCTTGGCCACGTTGCTCTCGCTGACGGGCACTGCCCACGTCACGCTCGGGTAAAAGTTGTCATTCATGCTGATGTTGAACTTGGACTCCTTCTTTGTGGGACCCACGATGGTGCAGGTTTCTGTCGTGTTTCCATACCAGGGATAGTTCACTCCGTCTGAGTCGCTGATGGCCTGGATTTTACCGTCCAGTAGATCCGGAAGCTCCCAACTTGACCTGCCATGATCAACGACAAATTATGGATAATGCATTAATTAATTAGTTTAGAAACATGCCAGACttgaaggaaggagaggaagtaGTTCCGAACACATTCCCCCTTTAGCTTTTACTGGAATTTGTGCCTTTCATACCACCCTGCCGAAAGAGCTCATCCCTGCCGTTAAAACCGTGTCTGCAAATTTCCAGGACCGATCACGAAAGTCTGTCCTGCCGCTCGACACCGCTGAGGAACCATCACCCTGCAGGGCCAGGGCTTTCCTTGCAGGGACCGGTGGGTACCTGGAGTGGTGCAAAAGATGTTGCTGTTCACGTAAGGCCGCAAAGGGTACGCGCTCAGGAAGGCGCCGGTGTTGGAGAAAATGCAGGAATCTTCTTGCAGCTCCTCGGCTGCCTGAGCGTGGCCGAACACAAGGACTCGCTCCAGCACCGCGTTCGGCATCTCAGCCCTTGTGCCGGTGAGAGCAGGGCTGAGGTTCTTTCTCTCAATAACACAAAATCTCCCGTGTCGGCAGAAGAAGGGGCAAGCTCGGAGCTGGCCCTGGGGGTGAGGTGACAGAAGACCTAAGCGGTGGAAGTAAGTTCAAGGACTCAACGGGTCCATAAACCTTCCCGTTGCCctgttctgttctttcctttcagTCTCTACCTGCAAACATTCATTTTCTCGCTGGATAAGTCACTGTCCCTCCCCGCTGTCAGCCTGGCGCTGGAAGCGTAACCCATCCTTCTCCAGCCGTAGGAAGGACCCAGTTCAAAGGCTGCACACCAGGCTCCGGGCTGGGGATGGTATTACAGTAATCAGAGAAACCGAGGTCAGCCAGCTTGTAAAACTGCCTGAGCCGGTCGTCTGTGCGCTGCGCTTGCGAGACTGACAGAAAGGTCAGTCTTTCTAGCAAGAAAGTAAGTGAAAATGGTCACCTTGTAATGCTGATGCACaacttggatttcttttttaattaacttccaatttaatttttaagattaaatttgcCAATAGAAGCAAACTACTGTAAATGTCTCGAAAAAAGCGTTAGATATTTGCAGAGTAGAAGCATAACCATAGACTACGTGCTCAGCCAGGTATTTTAAGGACATTCTTTTAAAACCCAGGCTACTAGAGGTGGCTCTAATGTCCCTTCTTCCCCTTGCTTCCAAATCCACCCTCCCCGCCACCCAGAGACGACGTCCCCGCCATCCCAGTGGCAGAAGGGGCTGTgtggcagcagcaccagctcgctcccagcagctcccagcagctcccagcgtGGCATTTGGGCTTGACCCTGCCGTGGGGCTGGGATGCTGAGCTGTGCGCCAGCCCCCCGAGCCCTGCGGCTCCCCGCTGCGAGCTGTACCACGGGACACGGGTTATCTTGGGAGGGAGACAGAGGCGACGCGCTCGGGCTCATCAGGGTAACTGTCCAAGCCTTTAATAAGTCCAGTCCTGTGGCTTAAAATAGCCCCTTGACTGAAGTGGGGGCTGCGGCCGGGCGCAGGcaggcggggggggcgggggggggggggtacacgTCGGGCCCGGCCGGCTCTGACGCAGCTTTGGGACGAGCTGCTCCTCTCCGCTGGCCAGGACTAATGTGACCATCTCACAAGGCTGTTCTGATTGTTAATTAGTTAATGACCGTGAACTGCTTCCATGTTTGTAACCGCCGGATCATTCAGCAGTTAGCTGTAAATGTCTGGCTGGAGCTAGAAGGTACCGGAGGGGATTTAAAGATCTCATTTATCTTTTTTCACGCGAGCGGGGGGTCCTagcaaaaaaaagacaatccAAATCTCCCCTGTGCCGTGGCAGGCGTTGGGTGAAGGGCTGCACCACGCAGGAGCCGGCAGGTTTGCGGGTCGGACGGCCTGGCAGGGACCCAGAAGGGTAAGGGCAAGGCAGGACACGGGCTGCTccgggggatgcagggatgctgcgggggatgcagggatgctctGAGCGGCAGGCCCGGGGGTTAGCAGCAGCCGGGGGTTATGCAAGCGTGAACATCTCCCCGCTCAGATTTATGGGCTGCTGTCAGCTATGGCACCGCGGCTGCAGCAATCCCTCTCCTCCTGAGCTCGTGGCCAGCAGGCAGAGGGAGTCCTTTCCCTGGAAGAAAATTTTTTAGCGAAGGAAGCCAAAAGGAGATCCCTAAGCAGTCCTGCCAGGACCCCCATCCGCTGGAGAGATGTTTATACGTTCTGCCTTCCAAACCGGAGTCATCCTGGCTCACCCTCCCTCCCCGGCTCTTCAGGGAGAGCCGAGGAGGGAAAGGCTCTGGGGATGTTGGATGAACTCAGCCCTCGGCGGGTGGATGAGCGGAGGtcgtgctctgcagccccccacctcctccccgccGCACAGCCCGGCTCCGAAACACCATCCCGGggctctttctctgcctttcagcAGATGGTTTAGGATTACTTTCCATTCAGACAGCGGCCGGTACTCAGCTTGGCTGTCACCCGGGGATGAGATGTGACAATTTCCTAGAGGTTTACCCTGTGACAGGCGGGGTGCTAAGGTGCAGCCGCAGCACAGAGATCCCAAACTGGGACCTGGGATGCTACAAGAGGCTGATAACCCTCCTGGGCTGCTCCAGCCTACTCCAGTCAGAGGCTGGTGGGCGAAATGGCAGGAGAATCGGGTAGAGGATGCTCAGAAACCGCAGGTCAGCTAAGATCCACTTGTCCCCATCTTCATTCCCAGCAGACGTATCCGACCCCAGACCAGTACAGAACTGCAGGACCTTCTCAGGATTTGCCCAGGATTTAAATGAGAGCAAAAAGGTGGAGCTGTGTCAGGGCCCGGGCAGGTAGCTGAAGGCAGGATGCTGCCTGCAGAGGCTGAGAAACCCCACTGCAAAGCCAAGCGTGTTCGTGAGCAgcgtggctgtgctcagggggcCTCAGAAGCGCACCCCGCTTCAGAAAAGGCGTGGGCAGGAACGGGGAAGAAGAAACCGGCCTGTGTTTCTTCGTGGAGCACGCTGTGCCTAATTCTAGCGAGTGTGGTTAACCCTGGGGTTTCAAAACTATCACGCTTTATCTGTGCAGCTTAGTAACAAGAAGAAAAACGAGGCCCTTATGATGATCCCATGACTGGAGCAAAAGCAGAGGCTGCACGGCggttgctgctgctggtggttgcCCCTCGCCTGCTGCTACAGCAAAGCCTGCGTGCCAGCCAGGTTGGTAGCCTTTGCTTGCATAGCGTGTCCGTCTTAAATAATATGCCAACAACTGGCCTTCTGGATGATTTTGGAAAGAACGCTGTGGAATGATCTTTGGCTGCATCAGCATCTTTCTGTGGTGGTGCTGAGCCAAGGAAAGACCAGAAAGTGCCCAGTAAACATTTTGCTGACAATAGCAGGGAAGAGGCGTGAAAGGAAACCAACCTATCTGGTTTCAGGGATTCACTATAGCTGATCAGCTCCAAAATCAGTAGATTCTGGCTTGTAATACTGACAAGCTTGTTCCTGCTACTTCTGAAACCTTCAGAGTCAGTACGGGCATTGCCAGAGACTGGAGCTGCCAGCAAACCTCTCCTAGCAAATGTCTTCTTGCTACCAGGAGAAGGAACTTTGAGCTATTTCTTGTGGCACAACTGTAGCCCTGCTGCTGACAGCCGAGCAGCTTTATGTAGGTTTTAGCCTCCTAGTCCTCGTTCAGATACGTTTCTTCCCATTCTGTCGCACGAAACGAAGCCCCCAGCTTATCCCCAGCCCTCCAGATGGCTGCCCCACAGCACAAACCGAAGCAATCACTGCAGCGGCCTGTGCCGTGACAGCAAATCCAAGCACAGCAGCCTCCAGCCCTTTGCATCCAGCAGTGGCACGAGTATATTCAGTTAACCTTTTCAGACAGGCATCAGGCGCTGTTGCATCTCAGCCCCAATTCCTTAAAGCCAGCTCCTAATTAGTCACGGGCCAGATGGACTTGCATAACCTCGTGCTTTCCACCACCCTTCCTCTCTACCAGCTCCCTAAAGAAGAGAAGCCCCGCTCAGACACCGGCTGGGCTCGGTGCAGGTACCAGTGCAACGTGTGGGCGCAGTGAAAAGCCGTCTCGGGTATTTCACATCCCTGCTCctacctgcctccctccctccacctctGCGCCTGTGCTGGTGActaactgaaagaaagaaaacccgaTGGTCGGAGCTGCTTCATTTTAAATTGTCCTTTGCGGCGCCTCTCTCACCTACTCCGGTACGTCAAGCAATTCAAGGCAGGGTTATAgcgaagaacaggaaggaaatttCAGATGTTGGTCCCCAGCTGTCGGAGCCACGCTGCTGTggtccttctcccccccccaccccccaccctcccgctGCATGTTCCTGCCTCGTCTCTTGACCCGGCAGTGATGCTTGATGCGTGCTGGTTCAGGGGGTAAAACTAGCAGAAAACTGGCATTAAGAAGAAGGGAcaattttctgctggtttagctGAGCAGGCTCAAATCAGACTGGACAAACTATTTAACTCCACTAAGGTGGGTCCTTAGAGCACAGGTAAGGGCCAGGGGCCATGCAAGGGCAGCGAAGCCTTTTCCTCTAAACCCCTGGAGGGATAAATTCCCATGGCGAAGTGACCCTCCCTTTGCTTCCCATGGAAAGGataacctttttttgttttccttcggTGAATCTGTTTTTGATTGTGTCTTTCCTCCCGAGGACCGGGGGTTTATTTTCTTGACAAGTTGATTTCTCGAATTCATTGTGTGCTGCAGGGCACAGAAGATTTAATCTCACAAGAGAGATGCCCGGTAACGTAAAGCAATGATGCAATGCCACCCAGCTCCCCCATCGGGTCCTCCAGGGGAGAAATATCTACCTGCAACTTCTCCGGCTTCTTGACTGATCGTATTCAAACTCCGATTTATTTATCTCTCTGTTTTGCATATCTCCATCTGCACCGCTTCTTGCACATCTCCATGGAGATGAAGAAACAAGGCTGGATAATGCCATTCTGGCGTTGCCCAGCCGCTGACACGGGTCCCACCAGATGCTGCACAACTGGGTGCAGAAACCAGCACCCACCCCAGGAGATCCCAGCAGGGACCTGGTCCAGCTGCTCCTGCACAGGTCAGAGCTCTGCGGCCTGATCCTGATGCCTCCCGCCGCACAGCAGCATCCTTCCCTAAGGGCACAGGGTAAAACCCTGCTCGGGGGGAAGCAGTAATACCAGCCATGGGGCCAAACGGGAGTTTGGCCCAGTTCTGCACCGAGTGGGGGGGTCAGAGAGCACGTCCACATCCTCATGCTGGGAGCTTTCATGTTCCCAGCAGCATCTGCTGACTTACATGTAAAATAATGCCAGCATTTACGTGTCATCTGAGCTTTAATTATTTTCCCTTACATTTAAAAACGCTGCATTGAGCCCCAGAATTGTCAGTGCCACTTTAAAGGCGTGTGTCTAAATGATCCCCTCTGTAGCTAACATCCCTATAGGAGTGTTATGCACAGCTCCATCTGCTCCAGTATTTCTCAGCTGTTTCTGTCCTCAACGTAATGGCCAGCTTATACACAGCTAACAACTCCGGAGCatgaaagtgaaaaattaatCCAAAGCCTGCTGGAGGTATTGATGCTCCAGTTGACCAACTGATTTTTGATTATTTGGAGTCTTCTGTCTGCCTGTCACCACAGCGATTAAAAATATGTACGTTGCAGCAGTCTCTCTTCATCATGGAAAGTTGGGACAAAGACTCTGTTGGCATAAATCAATGCAGCTCCGTGGAGGTCAGTGGGATTACATCGAGTTACACCGGCTAAAGGCTTGGCCCACCCTTTCGGATAGGTCTGTGTCCTGTCTCTCTCTATAGAAAGGTCTTCCAAAAGCATGTTTCAATGGCACTGAAAGAGGCCTTTCCTCCCAAACACCTTTATTTATAGCTTTCAGATGGTGACGGGTCTATAGCGAGAGAGTGGAGGAGCAGACCAATTCCTACTTATGTTTgggtaactcttttttttttttttttatatcagttaAATGTCAGTGAACCTCCTAGGgaaaaatctttgtttctgtGATTTTCTAGCTAATAGCTCTCC includes the following:
- the FAM78A gene encoding protein FAM78A isoform X2 translates to MNDNFYPSVTWAVPVSESNVAKLTSIHRDQSFTTWLVATNTATNEMVTLQTIKWRMRLGIEVNPSRPLGQRAKLQEPSAQEQPQVLSKNEPIPPSALVKPNANDAQVLMWRPKDGPPLVVIPPKHR
- the FAM78A gene encoding protein FAM78A isoform X1; its protein translation is MGCIQSISCKSKVFRESISVIEVKASIDPIPTSIDESSSVVLRYRTPHFRASAQVLVPPIPKKETWIVGWIQACSHMEFYNHYGEQGMSSWELPDLLDGKIQAISDSDGVNYPWYGNTTETCTIVGPTKKESKFNISMNDNFYPSVTWAVPVSESNVAKLTSIHRDQSFTTWLVATNTATNEMVTLQTIKWRMRLGIEVNPSRPLGQRAKLQEPSAQEQPQVLSKNEPIPPSALVKPNANDAQVLMWRPKDGPPLVVIPPKHR